Part of the Longimicrobiales bacterium genome, CTGGGAACGACGCTGGTGCTGCTTGTCGTGTTGATTCCGGGTGTCTACAACCGATTGATCATCAGCGGCATGGGCGTTCCCGCGGAAGTCGCGGAACTCACGTACGGAGCGCTGTGGTTCTTCCTCCCGTGGCCAAGCGCGATCGGCTACCGCCGCTTTTTGCAAGGTGTTCTGATCCGGTCTGGGAAGACGAAGTTGGTGGCCTATGGCACAATGATTAGGCTGGTCGCGATGGTCATCGCGGCCCTGATCGGCTTCTTCGTTCTGGGCATCCCTGGGTCCTGGGTCGGTGCGCTCGCACTCGGAACCGGTGTGACCGTGGAAGCGATCGTGGCCCGCTTCATGGCAGCGCCCACGGTTCGCGCGATCCTCGCTGGTGAGATGGACCAAGGCGAGCCCAGCAACGTCACCTACGGTGACATCGCAACGTTCTACTGGCCGCTCGCATTGACCTCGCTGATCGGGCTTACGGTTCAGCCGCTCCTCACGTTCTTCATGGGGAGGAGCATTGCCCCTGTGGAATCGCTCGCGGTCTTCCCTGTCGTCCACTCGATTTCGTTCTTTTTCCGCTCGATGGGTCTCGCGTTCCAGGACACCGCAATCGCCCTGATGGGCAAGAATTTCGAGCATTACGCAGAGCTCCGGCGGTTCGCCTTGTCCCTTGGCACGGCGACATCCGTTGGCCTCGCAATCGTAGCATTCACTCCGCTATCGGATTTCTACTTCGCGACGATATCAGGGCTCTCACCAGATCTGGTGAGGTTCGCGCTACCGCCCACACAGATCATCGTGCTACTCCCCGCCTTGTCAGTCCTGCTCTCGCTTCAGAGAGCGATCCTCGTGGAGAGCCGACGCACGAGTCACATAACGGTCGCGAGTGCTGTGGAGGTGCTGACGGTGGCACTCACGTTCATGACGCTCGGATGGGGATTCGACTTCGTTGGGGCCACCGCCGCGTTCTCAGCATTCTTTGCCGGGCGGCTCATGAGCAACGCGTATCTCGTATGGGGATGCCGCGGCCTGGTGAAGCAGTAGCGGCAGCGGAATGGCTCAGAGGGGCGCGATACGCTGAAGTCCCTGAGCGCACGGCTTCACAGCGAACCCGACACACTCCGGATCGCCCGTGCCCGCGTCGAAGATCGCATGCATCGCTGCGGCGACCCCGTCCGCATCGCCGGGTTCACACATTGCTATGAGCCCCGACCCGGCACCGGACACGGTCACAGCCCATGCGCCCGCATCAATTCCTGCGGACATGGCGCCGAGGACGCTCGGGATCAGAGAGAGCCGGTGTGGCACATGGAGCTCGTCCTTCGTGCCGATCCGAATCAGATCCGGGTTTCCTTCCGCGAGACCACGAACCAGTGCTACGATACGCCCCAGCGTCGCTGCAGCCAGATTGTGCGGCACTTGCTTGGGAAGCAGAGCCCGCGCTTCCTTCGTTGAAACACCCGCCGCAGGAGCCGCATAGGCGAACCCCACGGACTCGCTCAGCGTCAATCCAATCACCACGGGTCCGTCTGCCGTCTTAGCTACCGCTCGCAGTCCACCGAAGACACTCGGCGCCGCGTTGTCACCGTGACCTTCGTCCCTGAACGCAGCCGAAAACGAGAGGTCGTTGTCCTGGGCCTCACCCATCGCAGCCCGAGCGAGATCGAAGCCCGCAAGCTTCGCACTCGCCGACGTTCCCAAGCCACGTGCTACCGGGACTTCAGAGTGGAGCCTGAGCGTGCCGGACGCAGTAATTCTGCCCCGCTTTAATTGCTTCGTCAGGGCCACCGCAACCAAGTCGTCTTCGTTGGTCGCATCGAGTCGCGCCAGCGTCCCGGACCGTTCGACCCTTAGGGTGCCACTGTCATCCGGCTGGAACTCTGCGTCGAGATATTTCTCTAACGCGAGACCAATCGTATCGTAGCCAGACCCAAGATTCGACGTCGA contains:
- a CDS encoding homoserine kinase, with amino-acid sequence MTNVTDLRAARVRVPCSTSNLGSGYDTIGLALEKYLDAEFQPDDSGTLRVERSGTLARLDATNEDDLVAVALTKQLKRGRITASGTLRLHSEVPVARGLGTSASAKLAGFDLARAAMGEAQDNDLSFSAAFRDEGHGDNAAPSVFGGLRAVAKTADGPVVIGLTLSESVGFAYAAPAAGVSTKEARALLPKQVPHNLAAATLGRIVALVRGLAEGNPDLIRIGTKDELHVPHRLSLIPSVLGAMSAGIDAGAWAVTVSGAGSGLIAMCEPGDADGVAAAMHAIFDAGTGDPECVGFAVKPCAQGLQRIAPL